The Phalacrocorax aristotelis chromosome 2, bGulAri2.1, whole genome shotgun sequence region AGTGCACCGATCCTCACTGCCCGTCGGATGGAAGATATCAGTTCAATACCAACGTGGCATTCAGTGATGATGGTACGCTGGTAGCCACATATCGCAAACACAATCTGTATTTTGAATATGCTTTTGATGCTCCTCCAGAGCCTGACTACAAACTCTTTGATACCCCGTTTGCTGGCAAGTTTGGTATGTTCACATGCTTTGATATATTGTTCTTTGAGCCTGCAGTGAACCTCATCAGAAAACACAATTTGAAACAAGTTGTGTATCCAACTGCCTGGATGAACCAGCTCCCACTCCTGTCTGCTGTAGAATTTCAACAAGCTTTTGCAACAGCTTTCAACATCAATATCTTAGCAGCTAATATCCACCACCCTTCCTTGGGCATGACAGGGAGTGGCATATATACTCCAGTCAAGTCGTTCATATACCACAACATGGAAAGTTATGGTGGCAAGCTCATAGTAGCAGAAATACCTGTGATTACCACAGATTACAAAACCAGTTTGGAGTGTAATGAAAGATTCAGAGAGAACTTAGATCACTCGTGCAAGACTTTTACAAGCGCCCCAATGGATGATGGAGTTTGCTTGAAGGAGGGACAAGAGACCCCCggcagagaatcagaaaaaggaaatgaacagTTACCTCCTCTATTTTATGCAGAAATGATGTATGACAACTTCACTTTTGTTCCTgtatggggagaaaaaggagagctcCAGGTTTGTGCTAATACCCTTTGTTGCTACTTAAATTATCAGAGAGCTGTCTTAACTGATGAATTATATGCTTTGGGCGTTTTTGATGGGCTCCATACAGTGCATGGCACATACTATGTCCAGGCCTGTGCATTAGTAAAGTGTGGTGGTCTCAGCTTTAGCACTTGTGGGCAGGAGGTTACAGATGCCACTGCTCTGATAGATTTCCAGCTATGGGGAAATATGAGTACCACTTATATCTTTCCTTTACTGCTGACATCTGGTATTACCTTGGACTTTGCTGATCACATGGGCTGGAAAGACAACCACTATTTCATCAGCAAAAATAGAACCTCTTCTGGCCTATTGACAGCTGCTCTGTATGGACGATGGTATGAAAAGGACTAGTACAGATACTTGACTGAATCAGAAAACAACTGcccatattttcaaaaatacatatCTTACCATAGGTTGTTGAACATCTGTACTGCCTAGAGCTTCAGGTACATTTGTTACAAGACTGACTGATGAGATTCCACATTTGAAATGACAAGTGAAGCACCTAACCTACAGTCTGTACCTTGGTGGCTTATGTCCTACCAGTAGTAAAGGAATTGCCGTGCAAAGGTAAAGGCTTGTTGTAATGTGTTGAAATCTTTTATATTGGGAATataatatttctcatttcaacTGATTTGTTCCTATTCATTTAATCCTTTGGTTTTCTGGGGTCCTGGCTGGGATTAAAGAAATGAATGGAATGGCAAACCAATGCAAAAGGAGGAAATATAGGAAAGGGAATGACAGCACAAATACTGTGCACGACATGCATGAAAATATAtctgtatacatacatatagcTTGTATGTGGTGAGGTTCTAATTTCTCTTTAGGGTGCCAcgatttattttttctcttgagtcAAAACCTCCCAGCTGAAATCATTACCATTTACTGGCCACTCAGTTGTCCGTAATCCCGTTCCAAAAGTCAGTGAGTTCTCTTGTAGACTTTTAACAGCAACTGAATGTTACATATGTGAACAGCTACAGACCAGCTAGGCTGGGGAAGAGGGTATAAAATGATTGTGAAAAACTAGACTGCATTAAGACATAATTTCCAGCCTGATGTGCAAGGA contains the following coding sequences:
- the BTD gene encoding biotinidase isoform X1 — its product is MEANKWLKLRFMGYTMVDLCWKLSICFFCFQVVSGRVKREGHYVAAVYEHESILSPNPTALVDRQSALELMGRNLDIYEQQVVAAARQGAQIIVFPEDGIHGFNFTRSSIYPYLDFVLHSQSVKWNPCREPYLFNDTEVVQRLSCMALKNKIFLVANLGTKQPCECTDPHCPSDGRYQFNTNVAFSDDGTLVATYRKHNLYFEYAFDAPPEPDYKLFDTPFAGKFGMFTCFDILFFEPAVNLIRKHNLKQVVYPTAWMNQLPLLSAVEFQQAFATAFNINILAANIHHPSLGMTGSGIYTPVKSFIYHNMESYGGKLIVAEIPVITTDYKTSLECNERFRENLDHSCKTFTSAPMDDGVCLKEGQETPGRESEKGNEQLPPLFYAEMMYDNFTFVPVWGEKGELQVCANTLCCYLNYQRAVLTDELYALGVFDGLHTVHGTYYVQACALVKCGGLSFSTCGQEVTDATALIDFQLWGNMSTTYIFPLLLTSGITLDFADHMGWKDNHYFISKNRTSSGLLTAALYGRWYEKD
- the BTD gene encoding biotinidase isoform X2, yielding MGYTMVDLCWKLSICFFCFQVVSGRVKREGHYVAAVYEHESILSPNPTALVDRQSALELMGRNLDIYEQQVVAAARQGAQIIVFPEDGIHGFNFTRSSIYPYLDFVLHSQSVKWNPCREPYLFNDTEVVQRLSCMALKNKIFLVANLGTKQPCECTDPHCPSDGRYQFNTNVAFSDDGTLVATYRKHNLYFEYAFDAPPEPDYKLFDTPFAGKFGMFTCFDILFFEPAVNLIRKHNLKQVVYPTAWMNQLPLLSAVEFQQAFATAFNINILAANIHHPSLGMTGSGIYTPVKSFIYHNMESYGGKLIVAEIPVITTDYKTSLECNERFRENLDHSCKTFTSAPMDDGVCLKEGQETPGRESEKGNEQLPPLFYAEMMYDNFTFVPVWGEKGELQVCANTLCCYLNYQRAVLTDELYALGVFDGLHTVHGTYYVQACALVKCGGLSFSTCGQEVTDATALIDFQLWGNMSTTYIFPLLLTSGITLDFADHMGWKDNHYFISKNRTSSGLLTAALYGRWYEKD